Proteins from a genomic interval of Pseudomonas anuradhapurensis:
- the pcaF gene encoding 3-oxoadipyl-CoA thiolase, giving the protein MTEHTLADALIIDAVRTPIGRYAGALSSVRADDLAAIPLKALIRRHPQLDWKAIDDVILGCANQAGEDNRNVAHMASLLAGLPIEVPGTTINRLCGSGLDAIGTAARALRCGEAGLMLAGGVESMSRAPFVMGKPEQAFGRAAELFDTTIGWRFVNPLLKAAFGTDSMPETAENVAQQFGISRTDQDAFALRSQHKAAAAQARGRLAREIVPVEVAQRKGPAKVVEHDEHPRGDTTLEQLARLGTPFREGGSVTAGNASGVNDGACALLLASGTAARRHGLKARGRIVGMAVAGVEPRLMGMGPVPATRKVLELTGLSLADMDVIELNEAFAAQGLAVLRELGLADDDKRVNPNGGAIALGHPLGMSGARLVTTALHELEETAGRYALCTMCIGVGQGIAMVIERL; this is encoded by the coding sequence ATGACTGAACACACCCTGGCCGACGCCTTGATCATCGACGCCGTACGCACCCCCATTGGCCGATATGCCGGAGCCTTGAGCAGTGTGCGGGCCGATGACCTGGCGGCCATCCCGCTCAAGGCGCTTATCCGCCGCCACCCGCAACTGGACTGGAAAGCCATCGACGACGTGATCCTCGGTTGTGCCAACCAGGCTGGCGAGGACAACCGCAACGTGGCGCACATGGCCAGCCTGCTGGCCGGGCTGCCCATCGAGGTGCCCGGCACCACCATCAACCGCCTGTGCGGTTCCGGCCTCGACGCCATTGGCACTGCTGCGCGCGCCCTGCGCTGCGGCGAAGCCGGGTTGATGCTGGCCGGCGGCGTGGAGTCGATGTCGCGTGCGCCGTTCGTCATGGGCAAGCCGGAGCAGGCGTTCGGGCGCGCGGCCGAGCTGTTCGACACCACCATCGGCTGGCGTTTCGTCAACCCGTTGCTCAAGGCGGCCTTCGGCACCGATTCCATGCCGGAAACCGCCGAGAACGTTGCCCAGCAGTTCGGCATTTCCCGCACCGACCAGGACGCGTTCGCCCTGCGCAGCCAGCACAAGGCCGCCGCAGCCCAAGCGCGTGGCCGCCTGGCACGGGAAATCGTGCCGGTCGAGGTCGCACAACGCAAAGGCCCGGCCAAAGTGGTCGAGCACGACGAGCACCCGCGTGGTGATACCACCCTGGAGCAACTGGCCAGGCTTGGCACCCCGTTCCGTGAAGGTGGCAGCGTCACCGCCGGCAATGCCTCCGGGGTCAACGACGGCGCCTGTGCGCTGTTGCTGGCCAGCGGCACCGCCGCCCGTCGCCATGGCCTCAAGGCCCGAGGGCGCATCGTCGGCATGGCTGTGGCCGGGGTCGAACCGCGGCTGATGGGCATGGGACCGGTACCGGCTACCCGCAAGGTCCTCGAGCTGACCGGGCTGTCGTTGGCCGACATGGATGTCATCGAACTCAACGAGGCCTTTGCTGCCCAGGGCCTGGCGGTGCTGCGCGAGCTGGGCCTGGCCGATGACGACAAGCGGGTCAACCCCAACGGCGGAGCCATCGCCCTGGGCCATCCGCTGGGCATGAGCGGCGCACGCCTGGTCACCACTGCCC
- the paaI gene encoding hydroxyphenylacetyl-CoA thioesterase PaaI, with product MTEVELAQACADAMYARDLATQGLGIQLLAAGPGQASLRMPVRADMIQGHGTCHGGYLFALADSAFAFACNSYDQATVAQGCSIDYLAPALRDDLLTAQASEISRKGRTGLYQVRIENQRGELLAMFHGKSYKVRGTVLAQETQDD from the coding sequence ATGACTGAAGTCGAGCTGGCACAAGCCTGTGCCGATGCCATGTACGCCCGCGACCTGGCCACCCAGGGCCTGGGCATCCAGCTGCTGGCCGCTGGCCCCGGCCAGGCATCCCTGCGCATGCCGGTACGCGCCGACATGATCCAGGGCCATGGTACCTGCCACGGCGGCTACCTGTTCGCCTTGGCCGATTCGGCATTTGCTTTCGCCTGCAACAGTTACGACCAGGCCACTGTCGCCCAAGGCTGCAGCATCGATTACCTGGCCCCGGCACTGCGCGATGACCTGCTCACCGCCCAGGCCAGCGAGATCAGCCGCAAGGGCCGCACTGGCCTGTACCAGGTCCGCATCGAGAACCAGCGCGGTGAGTTGCTGGCGATGTTCCATGGCAAATCCTACAAAGTGCGCGGCACCGTGCTGGCGCAGGAGACGCAAGATGACTGA
- the paaH gene encoding 3-hydroxyacyl-CoA dehydrogenase PaaH, with product MSALASNTPVAVIGAGAMGAGIAQVAAQAGHPVRLYDNRPGAAVQAVAGIDRQLARLVEKGTLQPVEREAISARLCPVERIEALADARLVIEAIVENLHVKQALFSQLEALCAADCILASNTSSLSITSLAAGLQRPQQLVGMHFFNPAPLMALVEVVSGLATAPAVAACIHATAKAWGKQPVHARSTPGFIVNRVARPFYAESLRLLQEGAADCATLDALLRDAGGFRMGAFELTDLIGQDVNYAVTCSVFEAFYGDSRFQPSLVQKELVDAGRLGRKSGQGFYSYAEGAVRPQPLELHSPASAEACVVEGHLGVLQPLVERLRRSGITVTQRAGSGLIQAGEATIALSDGRLASQRAREDGLRNLVLLDLALDYGTATRIAISWSADTSDNARDQAVALLQRAGLRITPVADLPGLVVLRTVAMLANEAADAVLQGVGSAADIDLAMRAGVNYPCGPLAWATHLGIRQTLRVLDNLQRSYGESRYRPSLLLRRCEAKGGTLHD from the coding sequence ATGAGTGCACTTGCAAGCAATACGCCGGTGGCGGTGATCGGCGCGGGCGCGATGGGGGCTGGCATCGCCCAGGTCGCGGCACAGGCCGGCCACCCGGTCAGACTCTACGACAACCGCCCTGGCGCTGCTGTGCAGGCGGTGGCCGGTATCGATCGGCAACTTGCCCGGCTGGTGGAAAAAGGCACCTTGCAGCCCGTCGAACGGGAAGCGATCAGCGCCCGGCTGTGCCCGGTGGAGCGTATTGAAGCCTTGGCCGATGCACGCCTGGTGATCGAGGCCATCGTCGAGAACCTGCACGTCAAGCAAGCGTTGTTCAGCCAGCTGGAAGCCCTGTGTGCTGCCGACTGCATCCTTGCCAGCAACACCTCGTCGCTGTCCATCACCAGCCTCGCCGCCGGGCTGCAACGCCCGCAACAGCTGGTCGGCATGCACTTCTTCAACCCCGCACCGCTGATGGCGCTGGTTGAAGTGGTCTCGGGCCTGGCTACTGCCCCGGCCGTTGCCGCGTGCATTCATGCCACCGCCAAGGCCTGGGGCAAGCAGCCGGTGCATGCGCGCTCCACGCCGGGTTTCATCGTCAACCGCGTGGCGCGGCCATTCTACGCGGAAAGCCTGCGTCTGCTGCAGGAAGGCGCAGCCGATTGCGCAACGCTGGACGCGCTATTACGGGATGCCGGCGGTTTCCGCATGGGCGCGTTCGAGCTGACCGACCTGATTGGCCAAGACGTTAATTACGCGGTCACCTGCTCGGTATTCGAAGCATTTTATGGTGATTCCCGCTTCCAGCCTTCGCTGGTGCAAAAAGAACTGGTCGACGCCGGTCGCCTCGGTCGAAAGAGCGGCCAGGGCTTCTATAGCTATGCCGAGGGGGCCGTGCGTCCGCAGCCGCTTGAGCTGCACAGCCCTGCCTCAGCCGAGGCCTGCGTCGTCGAAGGCCATCTCGGGGTGCTGCAGCCGCTGGTCGAGCGCTTGCGCCGAAGCGGCATCACCGTGACCCAGCGTGCCGGTAGCGGCCTGATTCAGGCAGGCGAAGCCACCATCGCGCTGTCAGATGGCCGCCTGGCCAGCCAGCGTGCGCGGGAGGACGGCCTGCGTAACCTGGTGCTGCTGGACTTGGCACTGGACTACGGTACCGCCACACGCATTGCCATCAGCTGGTCGGCGGACACCAGCGACAACGCCCGTGACCAGGCGGTGGCCTTGCTGCAGCGTGCCGGCCTGCGGATTACCCCTGTCGCCGACCTGCCGGGCCTGGTGGTGCTGCGTACCGTGGCTATGCTCGCCAACGAGGCCGCCGATGCGGTATTGCAAGGCGTCGGCAGCGCCGCCGACATCGACCTGGCCATGCGCGCGGGCGTCAACTACCCCTGCGGCCCGTTGGCCTGGGCCACTCATCTCGGCATCCGCCAGACCCTGCGTGTGCTCGACAACTTGCAGCGCAGCTACGGCGAGAGCCGCTACCGCCCTTCCCTGCTGTTACGCCGCTGCGAAGCCAAAGGAGGCACCCTGCATGACTGA
- the paaG gene encoding 2-(1,2-epoxy-1,2-dihydrophenyl)acetyl-CoA isomerase PaaG has protein sequence MTFQHILFSIEDGVALLSLNRPEQLNSFNAAMHLEVREALKQVRQSSDARVLLFTAEGRGFCAGQDLSERNVAPGAEMPDLGESIERFYNPLVRTLRDLPLPVVCAVNGVAAGAGANIPLACDLVLAARSASFIQAFCKIGLVPDSGGTWLLPRLVGMARAKALALLGERLGAEQAQQWGLIHRVVDDAALRDEALTFARQLATQPTYGLALIKRALNASFDNGFDEQLELERDLQRLAGRSEDYREGVSAFIDKRTPVFKGR, from the coding sequence ATGACCTTCCAGCACATCCTGTTTTCCATCGAGGACGGCGTCGCCCTCCTCTCCTTGAACCGCCCCGAACAGCTGAACAGCTTTAATGCCGCCATGCATCTGGAAGTGCGCGAAGCGCTCAAGCAGGTGCGCCAGAGCAGTGATGCACGGGTGCTGCTGTTTACGGCTGAGGGCCGCGGCTTCTGTGCCGGCCAGGACCTGTCCGAGCGCAATGTCGCACCCGGCGCCGAGATGCCGGACCTGGGCGAATCAATCGAACGCTTCTACAACCCGCTGGTGCGTACCCTGCGGGACTTGCCCTTGCCGGTGGTCTGCGCGGTCAATGGCGTGGCAGCCGGCGCCGGTGCCAATATCCCGCTGGCCTGCGACCTGGTGCTGGCGGCCCGGTCGGCAAGCTTCATCCAGGCTTTCTGCAAGATCGGCCTGGTGCCGGACTCCGGGGGTACCTGGCTGCTGCCGCGCCTTGTCGGCATGGCACGGGCCAAGGCCCTGGCCCTGCTGGGCGAACGCCTCGGCGCGGAACAGGCTCAGCAATGGGGGCTGATCCATCGCGTGGTGGATGATGCTGCCCTGCGCGACGAGGCCCTCACCTTCGCCCGCCAGCTCGCCACCCAGCCAACCTATGGCCTGGCCCTGATCAAGCGCGCCCTCAACGCCAGCTTCGACAATGGTTTCGATGAGCAGCTGGAGCTGGAACGCGACCTGCAACGCCTGGCCGGGCGCAGCGAGGACTACCGTGAAGGCGTGAGTGCCTTCATCGACAAACGTACGCCGGTATTCAAGGGGCGTTGA
- the paaF gene encoding 2,3-dehydroadipyl-CoA hydratase PaaF, translated as MPRYLAVQAPAQGIQLITLQRPEALNALCTELLAELAAALRAAEHDELTRVVIITGDRKAFAAGADIREMAERDLVGILNDPRVAHWQGIAAFSKPLIAAVDGYALGGGCELMMCADIVIAGTDARFGQPEINLGIIPGAGGTQRLLRAVGKPLAMQMVLTGETITARHALQAGLVSEVTQPELTVERAMQVARSIAAKAPLAVRLAKEALLKAADTDLASGLRFERHAFTLLAGTADRDEGIRAFQEKRQARFQGR; from the coding sequence ATGCCGCGATATCTCGCCGTGCAGGCGCCCGCACAGGGTATCCAGCTCATCACCCTGCAGCGGCCCGAGGCCCTGAACGCCCTGTGCACCGAGTTGCTGGCAGAACTGGCCGCTGCACTCAGGGCGGCTGAGCACGATGAACTGACCCGCGTGGTAATCATCACCGGTGATCGCAAGGCGTTCGCCGCGGGCGCCGATATCCGCGAGATGGCCGAGCGCGATCTGGTGGGCATTCTCAATGACCCGCGCGTTGCGCACTGGCAAGGCATCGCTGCTTTCAGCAAGCCACTGATCGCGGCGGTCGACGGCTATGCCCTGGGCGGTGGGTGTGAGCTGATGATGTGCGCCGACATCGTCATCGCCGGCACCGATGCGCGCTTCGGCCAGCCGGAAATCAACCTCGGCATCATCCCAGGCGCCGGCGGCACCCAACGCCTGCTGCGCGCCGTAGGCAAGCCGCTGGCCATGCAAATGGTCCTGACTGGCGAGACCATCACCGCTCGCCACGCCCTGCAGGCGGGCCTGGTCAGCGAAGTCACCCAGCCCGAATTGACTGTAGAACGCGCCATGCAGGTCGCCCGCAGCATCGCCGCCAAGGCGCCGCTGGCGGTGCGCCTGGCCAAGGAAGCGCTGCTGAAGGCCGCGGACACCGACCTGGCCAGCGGCCTGCGCTTCGAGCGTCATGCCTTCACCTTGCTGGCCGGCACCGCTGACCGCGACGAAGGCATTCGCGCCTTCCAGGAAAAACGCCAGGCCCGCTTCCAGGGCCGCTGA
- the paaY gene encoding phenylacetic acid degradation protein PaaY, with amino-acid sequence MPCYRLDGLTPVVHPTAYVHPSAVLIGDVIIGPRCYVGPLASLRGDFGRIVLEEGANLQDTCVMHGFPGGDTVVERNGHVGHGAVLHGCRIGEDALIGMNAVVMDGARVGPRCIVAATAFVKAGFECAAQSLVMGAPAQVKRSLSEQELAWKQRGTAEYQHLAQRCMNTMVECLPLNEAEPERPRMEDTGVRPKGMAPA; translated from the coding sequence ATGCCTTGCTACCGACTGGACGGCCTGACGCCCGTGGTTCATCCCACAGCCTATGTGCACCCCAGCGCCGTGCTGATTGGCGACGTGATCATCGGCCCCCGCTGCTATGTGGGCCCACTGGCATCGCTGCGAGGGGATTTCGGCCGCATCGTGCTGGAGGAGGGTGCCAACCTGCAGGACACCTGTGTGATGCATGGCTTTCCCGGCGGTGACACGGTGGTCGAACGTAACGGACACGTCGGGCACGGCGCCGTGTTGCACGGCTGCCGGATCGGTGAAGACGCCTTGATTGGCATGAACGCCGTGGTCATGGACGGTGCCCGAGTGGGACCACGCTGCATCGTCGCGGCCACCGCATTCGTCAAAGCGGGTTTCGAATGCGCAGCACAAAGCCTGGTGATGGGCGCGCCAGCCCAGGTCAAACGCTCGCTGAGCGAACAGGAGCTGGCCTGGAAGCAGCGCGGCACCGCCGAGTACCAACACCTGGCACAGCGCTGCATGAATACCATGGTTGAATGTCTGCCACTGAACGAAGCCGAGCCCGAGCGCCCACGCATGGAAGACACCGGTGTCAGGCCCAAAGGTATGGCACCGGCATGA
- the paaX gene encoding phenylacetic acid degradation operon negative regulatory protein PaaX produces MSNLAPLNNLITRFQEQTPIRASSLIITLYGDAIEPHGGTVWLGSLINLLEPVGINERLIRTSIFRLTKEGWLTAEKVGRRSYYSLTGTGRRRFEKAFKRVYSPSQPAWDGAWTLVLLSQLEAGKRKALREELEWQGFGAMAPNLLGCPRADRVDLTATLRELDAADDSIVFETHTQEVLASKAMRAQVRESWRIDELGQQYSEFIQLFRPLWQGLKEQQQLDAQDCFLARTLLIHEYRRLLLRDPQLPDELLPGDWEGRAARQLCRNLYRLVFAKAEEWLNAALETADGPLPDVNEGFYKRFGGLL; encoded by the coding sequence ATGAGCAATCTCGCCCCACTGAACAACCTGATCACCCGCTTCCAGGAACAGACGCCGATCCGCGCCAGTTCGCTGATCATCACTTTGTACGGCGACGCCATCGAGCCCCACGGCGGCACCGTCTGGCTGGGCAGCCTGATCAACCTGCTGGAGCCGGTCGGCATCAACGAGCGGCTGATTCGCACGTCGATCTTCCGCCTGACCAAGGAAGGCTGGCTGACCGCCGAGAAGGTTGGCCGGCGCAGCTATTACAGCCTGACGGGTACTGGCCGGCGGCGCTTCGAGAAAGCTTTCAAAAGGGTCTACAGCCCCAGCCAACCTGCCTGGGACGGCGCCTGGACCTTGGTATTGCTGTCGCAACTCGAGGCAGGCAAGCGCAAAGCGTTGCGTGAAGAACTGGAGTGGCAGGGGTTTGGTGCCATGGCGCCAAACCTGCTGGGTTGCCCACGGGCAGACCGCGTCGACCTGACGGCCACCTTGCGCGAGCTGGATGCCGCTGACGACAGCATTGTCTTCGAAACCCACACTCAGGAAGTGCTTGCCTCCAAGGCCATGCGCGCCCAGGTCCGGGAAAGCTGGCGTATCGACGAACTGGGGCAGCAGTACAGTGAATTCATTCAGCTGTTCCGGCCACTATGGCAAGGCTTGAAAGAACAGCAACAACTCGATGCGCAGGACTGCTTCCTGGCCCGTACGCTGCTGATTCACGAATACCGCCGACTGTTGCTACGCGATCCGCAACTGCCGGACGAACTGCTGCCAGGGGATTGGGAGGGAAGGGCCGCGCGGCAGTTGTGCCGTAACCTGTATCGCCTGGTGTTCGCCAAGGCTGAAGAGTGGCTGAACGCGGCGTTGGAGACGGCTGATGGGCCGTTGCCGGATGTGAATGAAGGGTTCTACAAGCGTTTTGGCGGGCTGTTGTAG
- a CDS encoding class I SAM-dependent DNA methyltransferase gives MPYHPSANQIISLYDRHASIWNDLRSDHFVDRKWIERFRSLLPPTAIVLDLGCGSGQPVARHLIDAGLSVVGVDSSTQMLALCRKRFPTQEWIHQDMRTLALGRQFLGILAWNSLFHLKPDDQRQMFLIFQRHAAPGALLMFTSGPAHGEALGELQGETLYHASLDPEEYTARLNDHGFGVLEHIVEDAECGGQTVWLARRLLR, from the coding sequence ATGCCGTATCATCCATCCGCCAATCAGATCATCAGTCTCTACGATCGCCACGCATCGATCTGGAATGACCTGCGCTCCGATCATTTCGTTGATCGCAAATGGATCGAACGCTTCCGCTCGTTACTGCCACCAACAGCAATCGTGCTGGATCTGGGCTGCGGCTCAGGTCAACCTGTGGCACGCCATCTGATCGACGCCGGCCTGTCTGTTGTCGGTGTAGATTCGTCCACGCAAATGCTCGCCTTGTGCAGAAAACGTTTCCCAACGCAGGAATGGATTCATCAGGACATGCGCACGCTAGCGCTCGGTCGGCAGTTTCTCGGCATTCTGGCCTGGAACAGCTTGTTCCATCTCAAGCCCGACGATCAACGCCAGATGTTTCTTATATTCCAGCGCCACGCTGCACCTGGTGCGTTGCTGATGTTTACCAGTGGGCCCGCACATGGCGAAGCCTTGGGTGAATTACAGGGTGAAACGCTCTATCACGCCAGCCTGGATCCTGAGGAATACACCGCTCGATTGAACGACCACGGTTTCGGAGTGCTGGAGCACATCGTGGAGGATGCGGAATGTGGCGGACAAACGGTTTGGCTGGCCCGTCGCCTGCTTCGCTGA
- the dapA gene encoding 4-hydroxy-tetrahydrodipicolinate synthase, with protein sequence MSNFHGIWVALVTPFHSGQVDFHALQGLAKKLLADGVRGLVVCGTTGEAAAMSRDEQLAVLDAVLQVAEPGQVIMGLSGNNLREVLAFQQSIQSRDIAGVLVPAPYYIRPSQQGIESFFQKVADASSVPVVLYDIPYRTGVRIDRETLRRIVHHPKIAAVKDCSGDIETTLALISDGHAEVLTGEDIQIFNNLALGGAGAIAVSAHIRPDLFVKMMQEVNRNDVFAARATFNRLLPWIQTAFIEPNPAVVKAALGMQGLIVNEVREPMQPCTLFTAERLQAVLNSLMA encoded by the coding sequence ATGTCTAATTTTCACGGTATCTGGGTTGCACTGGTCACACCATTCCATTCGGGACAGGTCGATTTCCACGCCCTCCAGGGCTTGGCCAAGAAGCTCCTCGCTGATGGTGTGAGAGGCCTCGTGGTATGCGGTACCACGGGCGAAGCCGCAGCCATGAGCAGAGATGAGCAACTCGCGGTACTGGATGCAGTTCTGCAGGTCGCCGAGCCTGGCCAAGTGATCATGGGGCTATCGGGTAACAACCTGCGGGAAGTCCTGGCGTTCCAGCAATCGATTCAGAGCCGTGATATCGCCGGCGTCCTGGTTCCAGCCCCCTACTACATCCGCCCATCACAACAAGGCATCGAGTCGTTCTTCCAAAAAGTCGCTGATGCCTCATCAGTCCCCGTAGTGCTTTACGACATCCCCTACCGGACAGGTGTGAGGATTGACCGAGAGACGCTGAGAAGGATCGTGCACCATCCAAAAATTGCCGCTGTGAAGGATTGCAGTGGGGATATCGAGACCACACTGGCACTGATCAGCGATGGCCATGCCGAGGTGCTGACAGGCGAGGATATCCAGATCTTCAACAACCTCGCTCTGGGCGGTGCCGGTGCGATTGCTGTTTCAGCACACATCCGCCCAGATCTCTTCGTCAAGATGATGCAGGAGGTGAACAGAAATGACGTCTTCGCAGCCCGGGCCACGTTCAATCGACTTTTACCGTGGATTCAGACAGCCTTCATCGAACCGAATCCAGCAGTCGTGAAAGCTGCGTTGGGCATGCAGGGGCTGATCGTCAACGAAGTGCGGGAACCGATGCAGCCTTGCACACTTTTCACAGCAGAGCGCTTGCAGGCAGTGCTCAATTCCTTGATGGCCTAG
- the arfB gene encoding alternative ribosome rescue aminoacyl-tRNA hydrolase ArfB, whose product MLIISNNVHLPDAEIELTYIRAQGAGGQNVNKVSSAVHLRFDIPASSLPEFYKERLLALRDSRITGDGVLIIKAQQYRTQEQNRADALARLAELIIAAGKTEKKRRPTKPTLGSKTRRLEGKARRSTVKAGRGKVDF is encoded by the coding sequence ATGCTGATCATCTCCAATAACGTACATCTGCCAGATGCCGAAATCGAACTGACCTACATCCGCGCGCAAGGCGCGGGTGGGCAGAATGTCAACAAGGTGTCCAGCGCTGTGCACCTGCGCTTCGACATCCCGGCCTCATCCTTGCCCGAGTTCTACAAGGAGCGGCTGCTGGCGCTGCGTGACAGTCGCATCACTGGCGACGGCGTGTTGATCATCAAGGCGCAGCAGTACCGCACCCAGGAGCAGAACCGGGCCGACGCATTGGCGCGTCTTGCCGAGTTGATCATCGCTGCCGGCAAGACCGAGAAGAAACGCCGCCCCACCAAACCGACCCTCGGCTCGAAGACCCGCCGCCTCGAGGGGAAAGCCAGGCGCAGCACGGTCAAGGCGGGGCGGGGGAAGGTGGATTTCTAA
- a CDS encoding SDR family oxidoreductase, giving the protein MRDFPTPPFPSQPQSVPGSQRKMEPHPDCGEQSYTGHNRLEGKIALITGADSGIGRAVAIAYAREGADVAIAYLNEHEDAQETARWVEAAGRQCLLLPGDLAQKQHCYDIVEKTVSQFGRIDILVNNAAFQMAHESLEEIDDDEWVKTFDTNITAIFRICQAALPSMPKGSSIINTSSVNSDDPSPSLLAYAATKGAIANFTAGLAQLLGKKGIRVNSVAPGPIWTPLIPATMPDEAVRNFGSSYPMGRPGQPVEVAPIYVLLGSDEASYISGSRYAVTGGKPIL; this is encoded by the coding sequence ATGCGAGACTTCCCTACCCCGCCGTTTCCTTCTCAGCCTCAGAGTGTCCCTGGCTCACAGCGCAAGATGGAGCCCCACCCGGATTGTGGTGAGCAGTCGTACACCGGCCACAATCGCCTCGAAGGCAAGATTGCACTGATTACCGGAGCAGACAGCGGCATCGGACGGGCAGTAGCGATTGCCTATGCCCGTGAAGGTGCCGACGTCGCCATCGCTTATCTGAATGAACATGAAGACGCGCAAGAAACCGCACGCTGGGTCGAAGCCGCAGGCCGTCAATGCCTGCTTTTACCCGGAGACCTGGCGCAGAAACAGCACTGCTACGACATCGTCGAAAAGACAGTGAGCCAGTTCGGGCGTATCGACATCCTGGTCAACAACGCGGCGTTTCAGATGGCCCATGAGTCCCTGGAAGAGATTGACGATGATGAATGGGTGAAGACCTTCGATACCAATATCACCGCCATCTTCCGTATCTGCCAGGCGGCACTGCCTTCCATGCCCAAGGGCAGTTCGATCATCAATACGAGCTCGGTCAATTCCGACGATCCGTCCCCCAGCCTGCTGGCCTACGCCGCGACCAAAGGGGCCATTGCCAACTTCACTGCTGGCCTGGCTCAGCTGCTTGGCAAGAAAGGCATTCGGGTCAACAGCGTCGCGCCAGGCCCTATCTGGACGCCTTTGATTCCGGCAACCATGCCGGACGAGGCCGTCAGGAATTTTGGCTCCAGCTATCCGATGGGGCGACCGGGGCAGCCGGTCGAAGTCGCGCCGATCTACGTGCTGCTGGGCTCCGACGAGGCCAGTTACATCAGTGGCTCACGTTACGCAGTGACTGGCGGCAAACCGATCCTTTAG